From one Populus alba chromosome 17, ASM523922v2, whole genome shotgun sequence genomic stretch:
- the LOC118031854 gene encoding uncharacterized protein has translation MEGDNEWEQIQCPTNQLREWEMVALGDNKNHLQADPPCIFPPSNHEGLQIPQPPPEPQTNPGQPCSSAVCNVKAEKITGSDSMAPQVERNGIGKLLRSGGFWIASRVHYYVIYRGGFRSIASLTVLVAAVSLFSRFRRWSKWIQEERKNHLILRLKEKDQTISQLSLQIAQMKEMLLSRRKVAVIRVG, from the exons ATGGAGGGTGACAATGAATGGGAACAAATCCAATGCCCAACAAATCAATTAAGAGAATGGGAAATGGTTGCTCTTGGAGACAACAAGAACCATCTTCAGGCTGACCCCCCCTGTATCTTCCCTCCAAGCAACCATGAAGGCCTTCAAATCCCACAACCACCACCGGAGCCACAAACCAATCCTGGCCAACCATGTTCAAGTGCTGTATGTAATGTGAAGGCTGAGAAAATAACCGGGTCTGACTCCATGGCGCCACAAGTGGAGCGAAATGGAATTGGGAAGCTTTTGAGGTCCGGGGGATTTTGGATAGCAAGCAGAGTTCATTATTATGTGATTTACAGAGGTGGGTTTCGCTCAATTGCCTCGCTTACTGTATTGGTAGCAGCAGTGTCGCTATTCTCCAGGTTCCGAAGGTGGAGTAAATGGATCcaggaagagagaaagaatcATCTCATCCTTCGTCTCAAAGAGAAAGACCAG ACTATTAGCCAGCTCTCGCTCCAAATTGCACAAATGAAAGAAATGCTATTGTCGCGTCGCAAGGTTGCAGTCATCCGAGTTGGTTGA
- the LOC118031851 gene encoding ARF guanine-nucleotide exchange factor GNOM, producing MGRLKLNTGIKSIEEEPEERDAAVESNRADILAYSINSEVSAVLAVMRRNVRWGGRYISGDDQLEDSLIQSLKTLRKQIFSWQNPWHTIDPALYLQPFVDVIRSDETGAPITGVALLSVYKILTLDVIDQNTVNVEDAMQLVVEAVTSCRFEVTDPSSEEMVLMKILQVLLACMKSKASVMLSNEHVCNIVNTCFRIVHQAGSKSELLQRISRHTMHELVKCIFSHLPDVESAEQTLVNGVTSHKHEIGGLDNDYAFGSKQMENGNGNSELDGQTSTVSFGSNASTALVAREENAIGTGGGKDGLPFDSHLMTGPYGVRCMVEIFHFLCTLLNVAEHIGMGPRSNTIAYDEDVPLFALGLINSAIELGGPSIRCHPRLLSLIQDELFRNLMQFGLSVSPLILSMVCSIVLNLYHHLRTELKLQLEAFFSCVILRLAQSRYGASYQQQEVAMEALVDFCRQKTFMVEMYANLDCDITCSNVFEELANLLSKSAFPVNCPLSAMHILALDGLIAVIQGMAERIGNGSVNSEQGPVNLEEYTPFWMVKCDNYSDPNHWVPFVRRRKYIKRRLMIGADHFNRDPKKGLEFLQGTHLLPDKLDPQSVACFFRYTAGLDKNLVGDFLGNHDEFCVQVLHEFAWTFDFQDMNLDTALRLFLETFRLPGESQKIQRVLEAFSERYYEQSPQILANKDAALLLSYSLIMLNTDQHNVQVKKKMTEEDFIRNNRHINGGNDLPREFLTELYHSICKNEIRTTPEQGFGYPEMTPSRWIDLMHKSKKTAPFILSDSRAYLDHDMFAIMSGPTIAAISVVFDNAEHEDVYQACIDGFLAVAKISACHHLEDVLDDLVVSLCKFTTLLNPSSVEEPVLAFGDDAKARMATVTVFTIANTYGDYIRTGWRNILDCILRLHKLGLLPARVASDAADESELAADPGHAKPITNSLSSVHMQSMGTPRRSSGLMGRFSQLLSLDTEEPRSQPTEQQLAAHQRTFLTIQKCHVDSIFTESKFLQAESLLQLARALIWAAGRPQKGNSSPEDEDTAVFCLELLIAITLSNRDRIVLLWQGVYEHIANIVQSTLMPCALVEKAVFGLLRICQRLLPYKENLADELLRSLQLVLKLDARVADAYCEQITQEVTRLVKANATHIRSLMGWRTITSLLSITARHPEASEAGFDALLFIMTDAAHLLPANYVLCVDAARQFSESRVGQAERSVRALELMAGSVNCLARWSHDAKETMGEEESAKLSQDIGEMWLRLVQGLRKVCLDQREEVRNHALLSLQKCLTGVDEINLPHGLWLQCFDLVIFTMLDDLLEIAQGHQKDYRNMEGTLVIAVKLLSKVFLQLLNELAQLTTFCKLWLGVLSRMEKYLKVKVKGKKNENLQETVPELLKNTLLVMKSRGVLVQRSALGGDSLWELTWLHVNNIAPSLQAEVFPDQDREQSNHKLGETGGSLVSDETDSVSSKESVHAEVAGTGG from the exons ATGGGGAGATTAAAGCTAAACACTGGGATTAAGTCGATCGAGGAAGAACCTGAGGAGCGTGATGCTGCTGTTGAATCAAATAGGGCTGATATATTAGCATATTCGATTAATTCTGAAGTCAGTGCCGTGTTGGCGGTCATGAGGAGAAACGTGAGATGGGGGGGTCGGTATATTTCAGGTGATGACCAGCTAGAAGACTCTCTAATTCAATCTTTGAAGACGCTGAGGAAGCAaatcttctcatggcagaatcCGTGGCATACTATCGACCCTGCTCTTTATCTTCAGCCCTTTGTGGATGTCATTCGGTCGGATGAAACGGGTGCACCAATCACCGGGGTTGCTTTGTTGTCTGTTTACAAGATATTAACTCTTGATGTCATTGATCAAAATACTGTAAATGTTGAAGATGCTATGCAGCTGGTAGTTGAAGCTGTGACTAGTTGCCGGTTTGAGGTGACAGATCCTTCATCTGAAGAAATGGTGTTGATGAAGATACTTCAGGTTCTTCTGGCTTGCATGAAGAGTAAGGCATCTGTCATGTTGAGTAATGAACATGTTTGTAACATAGTGAACACTTGTTTTCGTATAGTACATCAAGCAGGCAGTAAAAGCGAGTTGCTGCAGAGGATTTCTCGCCACACTATGCATGAACTTGTCAAGTGCATTTTTTCACACCTTCCAGATGTTGAAAGCGCTGAACAGACATTGGTTAATGGAGTTACTTCTCACAAACATGAG ATTGGTGGGCTGGATAATGATTATGCTTTTGGGAGTAAACAGATGGAGAATGGAAATGGTAATTCAGAATTGGATGGCCAAACATCCACTGTGAGCTTTGGTTCCAATGCTTCCACAGCTCTGGTGGCAAGGGAAGAAAATGCAATTGGGACTGGTGGTGGAAAGGATGGCCTTCCATTTGATTCGCACCTTATGACAGGACCGTATGGAGTGCGTTGCATGGTAGAGATATTTCATTTCTTGTGCACTTTATTAAATGTTGCTGAGCATATTGGAATGGGTCCCAGATCAAATACTATAGCATATGATGAAGATGTCCCACTTTTTGCtttgggtttaattaattcTGCAATAGAATTGGGCGGCCCTTCTATTCGTTGTCACCCTAGGTTACTGAGTTTGATTCAGGATGAATTATTTCGTAATCTGATGCAATTTGGTTTGTCAGTGAGTCCGCTTATTCTCTCAATGGTCTGTAGTATAGTTCTCAATCTGTATCACCATCTCCGAACTGAACTAAAACTCCAGCTCGAGGCTTTCTTCTCATGTGTGATTTTGAGACTTGCGCAGAGCAGATATGGTGCTTCATACCAGCAGCAAGAGGTTGCCATGGAGGCTCTTGTAGACTTCTGCAGGCAGAAAACCTTTATGGTGGAGATGTATGCCAATTTAGATTGTGACATAACATGCAGTAACGTGTTTGAAGAGCTTGCTAATCTATTGTCAAAGAGTGCTTTTCCAGTGAATTGCCCTTTGTCTGCAATGCACATTCTTGCTCTTGATGGCCTTATTGCTGTTATTCAGGGGATGGCTGAAAGGATAGGCAATGGATCGGTAAATTCAGAGCAGGGACCAGTGAATCTTGAGGAGTACACCCCGTTCTGGATGGTGAAGTGTGACAACTATAGTGATCCTAATCATTGGGTTCCATTTGTCCGCAGGAGGAAGTACATTAAGAGAAGGTTGATGATCGGAGCTGATCACTTTAATCGTGACCCAAAGAAAGGACTAGAATTCCTCCAAGGAACACATCTCTTACCTGACAAACTGGACCCTCAAAGCGTGGCTTGCTTTTTCAGGTACACTGCTGGGTTAGATAAGAATCTTGTTGGTGATTTCTTGGGAAATCATGATGAATTTTGCGTTCAGGTTCTCCATGAATTTGCTTGGACTTTTGATTTCCAAGACATGAATCTTGATACTGCTTTGCGGTTGTTCTTGGAAACTTTTAGACTGCCTGGAGaatcacaaaaaatacaaaGGGTGCTTGAGGCATTTTCTGAGAGATATTATGAGCAATCACCACAGATTCTTGCTAACAAGGATGCAGCTCTTTTGCTGTCTTATTCCCTTATAATGCTCAACACGGATCAGCACAATGTACaggtgaagaaaaaaatgacggAAGAGGACTTCATCCGGAATAATAGGCACATCAATGGAGGCAATGACTTACCTCGAGAATTTCTTACGGAGCTTTACCATTCAATTTGCAAAAATGAGATCCGCACAACTCCTGAACAAGGATTTGGTTACCCTGAAATGACCCCAAGCCGTTGGATTGATCTAATGCACAAGTCCAAAAAGACTGCTCCGTTCATTTTATCTGATTCCAGAGCCTACCTTGACCACGACATGTTTGCCATAATGTCAGGTCCAACAATCGCTGCTATCTCTGTGGTGTTTGATAATGCAGAACATGAAGATGTTTACCAGGCATGTATTGATGGATTCCTGGCTGTTGCTAAAATCTCCGCATGCCATCATCTTGAAGATGTGTTGGATGATCTAGTTGTGTCTCTGTGCAAGTTCACAACCCTCCTGAATCCATCTTCAGTTGAGGAACCGGTGCTAGCCTTTGGTGACGATGCAAAAGCAAGGATGGCAACTGTGACGGTTTTTACCATTGCAAATACGTATGGTGATTACATTCGCACAGGATGGAGGAATATCCTGGACTGCATCTTGCGATTGCACAAACTTGGTCTCCTCCCTGCTCGTGTGGCCAGTGATGCTGCTGATGAATCAGAGCTTGCTGCTGACCCTGGGCATGCTAAACCTATTACAAATTCTCTGTCATCAGTTCACATGCAGTCCATGGGAACTCCAAGGAGATCTTCTGGATTAATGGGCCGATTCAGTCAGCTCTTGTCTCTCGACACTGAGGAGCCAAGATCGCAACCCACTGAACAACAACTTGCTGCTCATCAACGCACCTTTCTGACAATCCAAAAGTGCCATGTTGACAGCATATTTACTGAGAGCAAGTTCTTGCAAGCTGAATCGTTGCTGCAGCTAGCACGAGCACTCATCTGGGCTGCAGGTCGCCCTCAGAAAGGGAACAGTTCACCAGAGGATGAAGATACTGCTGTTTTCTGCCTTGAATTGCTCATTGCAATTACACTGAGCAACAGGGACAGGATTGTGCTATTGTGGCAGGGTGTTTATGAGCACATAGCTAATATTGTTCAATCAACTTTAATGCCTTGTGCCTTAGTAGAGAAGGCTGTTTTTGGACTCCTCCGGATTTGCCAGCGGCTGCTGCCCTACAAAGAGAACCTGGCTGATGAACTTTTGAGGTCACTGCAACTTGTCTTGAAGCTTGATGCCCGTGTTGCTGATGCATACTGTGAACAAATTACACAGGAAGTGACTCGGCTTGTGAAAGCAAATGCTACACACATCAGATCCCTAATGGGTTGGCGTACAATTACATCCTTGCTTTCCATCACTGCTCGTCACCCAGAAGCTTCTGAAGCAGGATTCGATGCGCTGTTGTTCATTATGACTGATGCAGCTCATTTGTTGCCTGCCAATTATGTTCTCTGTGTTGATGCAGCAAGGCAGTTTTCAGAGTCTCGTGTGGGACAGGCAGAGAGATCTGTGCGAGCACTTGAACTTATGGCAGGTTCTGTTAATTGTTTGGCTAGGTGGTCACATGATGCAAAGGAAACAATGGGAGAGGAGGAGTCTGCAAAATTATCACAGGATATTGGGGAAATGTGGCTGAGGCTTGTGCAAGGTTTACGGAAAGTTTGTTTGGATCAGAGAGAAGAGGTCAGAAACCATGCTCTTTTATCATTGCAAAAGTGCTTGACAGGAGTGGATGAGATTAACCTTCCACATGGTCTGTGGTTACAATGTTTTGATCTGGTGATCTTTACTATGCTAGATGACTTGCTTGAAATTGCTCAGGGACACCAAAAAGACTACCGGAATATGGAAGGGACACTTGTTATTGCTGTAAAACTCCTGTCAAAGGTGTTTTTACAGTTACTTAATGAACTTGCACAGCTGACAACTTTCTGCAAGCTATGGCTAGGAGTGCTTAGCCGAATGGAAAAATATCTCAAGGTAAAAGTGAAAGGGAAGAAGAATGAAAATCTTCAGGAAACGGTGCCTGAGCTTCTTAAGAACACTTTGCTTGTAATGAAGAGTAGGGGAGTGCTTGTGCAGAGGAGTGCTCTAGGCGGGGATAGCTTGTGGGAACTTACATGGCTGCATGTGAATAACATTGCTCCATCTTTGCAAGCTGAGGTGTTCCCTGACCAAGATCGAGAGCAGTCAAATCATAAGCTGGGTGAAACTGGTGGAAGTTTGGTGTCTGATGAAACAGATTCTGTTTCTTCCAAGGAATCAGTGCATGCTGAAGTTGCTGGCACAGGAGGTTAA
- the LOC118031852 gene encoding uncharacterized protein, producing MEAEPSSTTATTRITDLNEDSLAHCATYLSLQDLSNLATTCKSLKRVAYSDPIWQHCFREHWPHELLQTSGLREAYLKRRVAVQQFKFVDPLVAGLYITDAKPFDHIILDKNDITFSQGSLVQMKNIDSFLNGRDGFTALSDHNARITCMRLFPLSETSLFRSETQRKENVLVTSSCDHSIRLWWKGSCQRCFRGHNGPVLTLSDKLLGDGSAKVLASGGEDGTVRLWSLSSSGKRGQHALKATLYGHEKPIKLMSVAGHRTSLLASISKDSKVRVWDTTTSSAVRSSCCVGMTSVPGAPVDVKCCESLLYVAAGSSVVAIDLRTMQKVITVAIYQPKLCSFAIVPSKPLICTGGIDKAKLWDIRINQETLKPEPVAELDGHTGPVTLLHMDPYKIVTGGPEDSYINVWETDTGAQTNSFICCPSDAASSSSGMGCSAMAVNGTRIVTASHGEDHGLVCFRDFFNATCAVSKREDVLISKFWDPQSYSDGDAYS from the exons ATGGAAGCAGAGCCATCAAGCACAACAGCAACAACCAGGATTACGGATTTGAACGAGGACTCACTGGCTCACTGTGCCACTTACTTGTCCCTTCAGGACCTCTCCAATTTAGCCACGACCTGCAAATCCCTCAAACGCGTTGCTTATTCTGATCCCATCTGGCAACACTGCTTCAG GGAGCATTGGCCACACGAATTGCTACAAACTTCAGGGTTGAGAGAGGCATATCTAAAACGACGTGTTGCGGTTCAGCAATTCAAGTTTGTTGATCCTTTGGTTGCTGGCTTGTACATTACAGATGCCAAACCTTTTGATCATATCATTTTGGACAAGAATGATATTACCTTTTCCCAG GGCTCCTTGgtacaaatgaaaaatattgatagCTTTTTAAATGGAAGAGACGGTTTTACAGCGCTGAGTGATCataatgcaagaatcacttGTATGAG ATTGTTTCCCCTTAGTGAAACCTCTCTCTTTCGAAGTGAGACACAAAGGAAGGAAAATGTTTTGGTAACCTCAAGTTGCGACCATTCCATTCGTCTCTGGTGGAAG GGTTCTTGCCAACGGTGTTTTAGAGGTCATAATGGTCCTGTTTTGACCTTGTCTGATAAATTGTTAGGCGATGGTAGTGCCAAAGTACTGGCAAGCGGTGGGGAGGATGGTACAGTTCGACTTTGGTCCCTCAGTTCAAGTGGAAAGCGTGGCCAACATGCTTTAAAGGCTACACTTTACGGACATGAGAAGCCTATTAAATTGATGTCAGTTGCCGG GCACAGAACATCTCTTTTGGCAAGCATCTCAAAAGATTCCAAG GTTAGGGTTTGGGATACCACGACATCATCTGCTGTTCGTTCATCATGCTGTGTTGGAATGACTTCTGTGCCTGGCGCACCCGTTGATGTGAAGTGCTGTGAATCATTGTTATATGTTGCTGCTGGTTCCTCTGTCGTAGCAATTGATTTGAGGACAATGCAAAAAGTTATCACTGTTGCTATCTACCAACCAAAACTGTGTTCATTTGCCATTGTGCCTTCAAAGCCCTTGATCTGCACTGGTGGAATTGACAA AGCCAAGCTTTGGGATATAAGGATAAACCAGGAGACTCTGAAACCAGAACCAGTAGCTGAGTTAGATGGGCACACCGGTCCAGTGACACTGTTGCACATGGATCCATACAAAATAGTTACAGGGGGGCCTGAGGATTCTTACATTAATGTTTGGGAGACTGACACTGGCGCACAAACAAATTCCTTTATTTGCTGTCCTTCTGATGCTGCAAGTAGCAGCTCTGGCATGGGGTGTTCAGCCATGGCTGTGAATGGGACACGGATTGTCACTGCTAGCCATGGTGAAGACCATGGACTGGTATGCTTCAGGGACTTCTTCAATGCTACCTGTGCTGTTTCAAAACGTGAAGATGTGCTTATTTCCAAGTTTTGGGATCCACAATCTTATAGCGATGGTGATGCATATAGCTAG
- the LOC118031850 gene encoding ARF guanine-nucleotide exchange factor GNOM, which yields MGRIKLQSGIKVIEEEPEECGTSESYRAAIVCMINAEAGTVLAVMRRNVRWGVHYMSGDDQLEDSLIQSLKTLRKQIFSWQNPWHTINPALYLQPFLDVIRSDETGAPITGVALLSVYKILTLDVIDENTVNVEDAMQSVVDAVTGCRFEVTDPASEEVVLMRILQVLLACMKSKASVMLSNQHVCIIVNTCFRIVHQAGSKSELLQRISRHTMHELIRFIFSHLPDVENKNLALVDGVATVKLESRGLDNDYALGSTQMENGNCNSELGGQASSVRFGSDASTGLAAIEEDASTGLAAIEENAIGAGSGKDALPFDLHLMTLPYGVPCMVEIFHFLCSLLNVVEHIGKGPRSNTIAFYEDVPLFALGLINSAIELGGPSVRCQPRLLSLIQDELFSNLMQLDLSTSPLILSMVCSIALNLYHHLRTELKLQLEAFFSFVILRLAQSRYGASYQQQEVAMEALVDFCRQKTFMVEMYANLDCDMTCNNVFEDLINLLSKSAIPMDCPLSSMHVLALDGLIAVIQGIVGRIGNGSVRSEPAPVNIDEYTSFWTAKCDSYSDPNQWVPFIRRRKHIKRRLMVGADHFNRDPKKGLEFLQGTHLLPDKLDPQSVACFLRYTSGLDKNLIGDFLGSHDEFSIQVLHEFAWTFDFEDMSLDNALRLLLETFRLPGESQKIQRVLEAFSERYYEQSPQVLANKDAALLLSYSLILLNTDRHNAQVKKKMTEEDFIRNNRCINGGNDLPREFLSELYHSICKNEIRTTPEQGFGIPEMTASRWIDLMHKSKRTAPFILSDSRADLDHDMFAIMSGPTIDAISVVFDHAELEDIYQTCIDGYLAVAKISACHHLVDVLDAVVVSLCKFTTLLNPSSVEESVLAFGDDAKAMMATVTVFTIANRYGDYIRTGWRNILDCVLRLYKLGLLPARVASDAAEESELSADPVHGKTISSSLPSVHMQSMETPRRYTGLMGRFSQFLALDIEEPRSQPTEQLAAHQRTLQTIQECHVGSIFTESKFLQAESLWELAQGLILAAGHPQKGNSLQEDEDTAVICLELLITITLNNRDRILLLWQGVYEHIANIVQSTVMPCSLVEKAVFGLLRICQRLLPYKENLADELLRSLQLVLKLDARVADAYCEQITQEVGRLVKANAAHIRSLMGWRTITSLLSITARHPDAAEAGFDALFFIMCDGSHLLPANYSLCVDAARQFAESRVGQAERSVCAVDLMGDSVSCLARWSQDAKEAMGEEESAKLSEDIGEMWLRLVQGLRKVCLDQREEVRNRSLLSLQKCLTGVDGIKLPHDLWLQCFDLVIFTMLDDLHEIAQGHQYNYRNMEGTLVIAVKLLSKVFLQLLPEIAQSTTFCKLWVGVISRMEKYLKVKVRGKKNEILQETVPELLKNTLLVMKSWGVLVQSSASGGDSLWEITWVHVNSIAPSLQADVFPDLGQEQSLLKLDETGYVPSNEPVHAEVAATGD from the exons ATGGGGAGAATAAAGCTACAGTCTGGAATTAAGGTGATTGAGGAAGAACCTGAGGAGTGTGGTACTTCTGAATCTTACAGAGCTGCTATAGTATGCATGATTAATGCAGAAGCAGGTACTGTGTTGGCAGTGATGAGGAGAAATGTGAGATGGGGGGTTCATTATATGTCAGGTGATGACCAACTAGAAGACTCTCTAATTCAATCTTTGAAGACGTTGAGGAAGCAAATCTTCTCCTGGCAGAATCCATGGCATACCATCAACCCTGCACTTTATCTTCAGCCCTTTTTGGATGTGATTCGATCTGATGAAACAGGTGCACCAATCACGGGGGTTGCTTTGTTGTCTGTTTACAAGATATTAACTCTTGATGTGATTGATGAAAATACTGTAAATGTTGAAGATGCTATGCAGTCAGTGGTTGATGCTGTCACTGGTTGCCGGTTTGAGGTGACAGATCCTGCGTCCGAAGAAGTGGTATTGATGAGGATACTTCAAGTTCTTCTGGCTTGCATGAAGAGTAAAGCATCAGTCATGTTGAGTAATCAGCATGTTTGTATCATAGTGAACACTTGTTTTCGTATAGTACATCAAGCAGGCAGTAAAAGTGAGTTGCTGCAGAGGATTTCTCGCCACACTATGCATGAACTTATCAGGTTCATTTTTTCTCACCTTCCAGATGTTGAAAACAAAAACCTGGCATTGGTAGATGGAGTTGCTACTGTCAAACTGGAG AGTAGGGGGCTGGATAATGATTATGCTCTTGGGAGTACACAGATGGAGAATGGCAATTGTAATTCAGAATTGGGTGGTCAGGCATCCTCTGTGAGGTTTGGTTCCGATGCTTCCACAGGTCTTGCAGCAATTGAAGAAGATGCTTCCACAGGTCTTGCAGCAATTGAAGAAAATGCAATTGGGGCTGGTAGTGGAAAGGACGCCCTTCCTTTTGATTTGCACCTCATGACATTGCCATATGGAGTGCCTTGCATGGTGGAGATATTTCATTTCTTGTGTTCCTTATTAAATGTTGTTGAGCATATTGGCAAAGGTCCCAGATCAAATACTATAGCATTTTATGAAGATGTCCCACTTTTTGCGTTGGGCTTAATTAATTCAGCAATAGAATTGGGTGGCCCTTCAGTTCGCTGTCAACCTAGGCTACTGAGCTTGATTCAGGATGAATTATTTAGTAATCTGATGCAATTGGATTTATCAACGAGTCCACTTATTCTCTCAATGGTCTGTAGTATAGCTCTTAACCTGTATCACCATCTGCGAACTGAACTAAAACTCCAGCTCGAGGCTTTCTTCTCTTTCGTGATTTTGAGACTTGCACAGAGCAGATATGGTGCTTCTTACCAGCAGCAAGAGGTTGCCATGGAGGCTCTTGTAGACTTCTGCAGGCAGAAAACCTTTATGGTGGAGATGTATGCCAACTTGGATTGTGACATGACATGCAATAATGTGTTTGAAGACCTTATTAACTTGTTATCAAAGAGTGCCATTCCCATGGACTGTCCTTTGTCTTCCATGCACGTTCTTGCTCTGGATGGCCTTATTGCTGTTATTCAGGGTATAGTTGGAAGGATAGGCAATGGGTCTGTTCGTTCAGAACCGGCCCCAGTGAATATTGATGAGTATACTTCCTTCTGGACAGCGAAGTGTGACAGCTATAGTGATCCTAACCAATGGGTTCCTTTTATCCGCCGGAGGAAGCACATTAAGAGAAGGTTAATGGTCGGAGCTGATCACTTCAATCGTGATCCAAAAAAAGGACTAGAGTTTCTCCAAGGAACACATCTACTACCAGACAAACTTGATCCTCAAAGTGTGGCTTGCTTTCTCAGGTACACTTCTGGATTAGACAAGAATCTTATTGGGGATTTCCTTGGAAGTCATGACGAGTTTTCCATTCAGGTTCTTCATGAGTTTGCTTGGACTTTTGATTTCGAAGATATGAGTCTGGATAATGCTTTGCGATTATTGTTGGAAACTTTTAGGCTGCCTGGAGaatcacaaaaaatacaaaGGGTGCTTGAGGCATTTTCTGAGAGATATTATGAGCAATCACCACAGGTTCTAGCTAACAAGGACGCAGCTCTTTTGTTGTCTTATTCTCTTATATTGCTCAACACAGATCGGCATAATGCACaggtgaagaaaaaaatgactgAAGAGGATTTTATCCGGAATAATAGATGCATCAATGGAGGCAATGACTTACCTCGAGAATTCTTGTCAGAGCTGTACCATTCAATTTGCAAGAATGAGATCCGCACAACTCCGGAACAAGGATTTGGAATCCCTGAAATGACCGCAAGCCGTTGGATTGATCTAATGCATAAGTCCAAAAGGACTGCTCCATTTATTTTATCCGATTCTAGAGCCGACCTTGACCATGATATGTTTGCTATAATGTCTGGTCCCACAATTGATGCTATCTCTGTGGTGTTTGATCATGCTGAACTTGAAGATATTTACCAGACATGTATTGATGGATATCTGGCTGTTGCTAAAATCTCTGCATGCCATCATCTTGTAGATGTATTGGATGCTGTAGTTGTGTCTCTGTGCAAATTCACAACCCTCTTGAATCCATCATCAGTCGAGGAATCTGTGCTAGCCTTTGGTGATGATGCAAAAGCAATGATGGCAACTGTCACAGTTTTTACCATTGCAAATAGATATGGTGACTATATCCGCACAGGTTGGAGAAATATTCTGGATTGTGTCCTTAGATTGTACAAACTTGGTCTCCTCCCTGCACGCGTGGCCAGTGATGCTGCTGAGGAATCAGAGCTTTCTGCTGACCCTGTGCATGGTAAAACGATTTCAAGTTCTCTGCCTTCAGTTCACATGCAATCCATGGAAACTCCAAGAAGATATACTGGCTTAATGGGCCGGTTCAGTCAGTTTTTAGCTCTTGACATTGAGGAGCCAAGATCACAACCCACTGAACAACTTGCTGCTCATCAACGCACCCTTCAGACAATCCAAGAGTGCCATGTTGGCAGCATCTTTACTGAAAGCAAGTTCTTGCAAGCTGAATCATTATGGGAGCTTGCACAAGGACTTATCTTGGCTGCTGGTCACCCTCAGAAAGGGAACAGTTTACAAGAGGATGAAGATACTGCAGTTATTTGCCTGGAGTTGCTCATTACAATTACGCTGAATAACCGGGACAGGATTTTGCTATTGTGGCAGGGTGTTTATGAGCACATAGCTAATATTGTTCAGTCAACTGTAATGCCTTGCTCCTTAGTAGAGAAGGCTGTTTTTGGACTCCTCCGGATTTGCCAGCGGCTGCTGCCCTACAAGGAGAACCTGGCTGATGAACTTTTGAGGTCACTGCAACTTGTCTTGAAGCTTGATGCCCGTGTTGCTGATGCATACTGTGAACAAATTACACAGGAAGTGGGTCGCCTTGTGAAAGCAAATGCTGCACACATAAGATCTCTAATGGGGTGGCGTACGATTACATCATTGCTTTCCATCACTGCTCGGCATCCAGATGCTGCTGAAGCAGGATTCGATGCGTTGTTCTTTATCATGTGTGACGGGTCTCATTTGCTACCTGCAAATTATTCTCTCTGTGTTGATGCAGCAAGGCAGTTTGCAGAGTCTCGTGTGGGACAGGCAGAGAGGTCCGTGTGTGCAGTTGATCTCATGGGAGATTCTGTTAGTTGTTTGGCTAGGTGGTCGCAAGATGCAAAGGAGGCAATGGGGGAGGAGGAGTCTGCAAAGTTATCAGAGGATATTGGGGAAATGTGGCTGAGGCTTGTGCAGGGTTTACGGAAAGTTTGTTTGGATCAGAGAGAAGAGGTCAGAAACCGTTCTCTTTTATCATTGCAGAAGTGCTTGACAGGAGTGGATGGGATCaaacttccacatgatcttTGGTTACAGTGTTTTGATCTGGTGATCTTCACCATGTTAGATGATTTGCATGAAATTGCTCAGGGGCACCAATATAACTATAGAAACATGGAAGGGACACTTGTTATTGCTGTAAAACTcctttcaaaagtgtttttgcaGTTACTTCCTGAAATTGCACAGTCGACAACTTTCTGCAAACTCTGGGTGGGAGTGATTAGCCGAATGGAAAAATATCTGAAGGTAAAAGTAAGagggaagaaaaatgaaattcttCAGGAAACAGTGCCTGAGCTTCTGAAGAACACCTTGCTGGTAATGAAGAGCTGGGGAGTGCTTGTGCAGAGCAGTGCTTCAGGTGGGGATAGCTTGTGGGAAATTACATGGGTGCATGTGAATAGTATTGCTCCATCTTTGCAAGCTGATGTGTTCCCTGATCTAGGTCAGGAGCAGTCACTTCTTAAGCTGGACGAAACAGGTTACGTTCCTTCAAATGAACCAGTGCATGCTGAAGTTGCTGCCACAGGAGATTAA